A single genomic interval of Primulina huaijiensis isolate GDHJ02 chromosome 7, ASM1229523v2, whole genome shotgun sequence harbors:
- the LOC140981644 gene encoding uncharacterized protein, with the protein MFHSYTDRIKCKVFLTTLIDSAQRWFEGLAPQSIHSFKDFQKVFLHHFSRSKKYKKTAFSLFEIKQSLKESLRAYIRRFKRVALDVPIYATETKTTEFTQGLREGEFFRSLTKKVRGF; encoded by the coding sequence ATGTTTCACAGTTACACTGATCGAATTAAATGCAAGGTATTTTTGACAACTCTAATAGATTCAGCTCAAAGGTGGTTTGAGGGGTTGGCCCCTCAGAGTATTCATTCTTTCAAGGACTTTCAGAAGGTGTTTCTACACCATTTCAGCAGAAGCAAAAAGTACAAAAAGACTGCATTTAGTCTTTTTGAAATCAAGCAAAGCCTGAAGGAgagtttgagggcttatattAGAAGGTTTAAAAGAGTTGCTCTGGATGTTCCCATCTATGCCACCGAGACAAAGACAACGGAATTCACCCAGGGGCTGAGGGAGGGTGAGTTTTTCCGATCGTTGACAAAGAAGGTCCGTGGATTTTGA